In Chrysoperla carnea chromosome 2, inChrCarn1.1, whole genome shotgun sequence, the following proteins share a genomic window:
- the LOC123293869 gene encoding cryptochrome-1-like isoform X2 produces MSSGVGSAGDIRKTGGPPPPDKHMVHWFRKGLRLHDNPSLREGLVGATTFRCVFILDPWFAGSSNVGINKWRFLLQCLEDLDRSLRKLNSRLFVIRGQPADALPKLFKEWGTTSLTFEEDPEPYGRVRDENITALCNELGISVVQRVSHTLYKLHQIIENNGGQAPLTYHQFQAVIANMDAPSAAEGGITQKNIGNATTPLTDDHDDKYGVPTLEELGFETEGLLPPVWQGGESEALARLERHLERKAWVASFGRPKMTPQSLLPSQTGLSPYLRFGCLSTRLFYYQLTDLYKKIKKACPPLSLHGQLLWREFFYCAATKNANFDKMIGNPICVQIPWDKNAEALAKWANGQTGFPWIDAIMTQLREEGWIHHLARHAVACFLTRGDLWLSWEEGMKVFEELLLDADWSVNAGMWMWLSCSSFFQQFFHCYCPVRFGRKADPNGDYIRRYLPVLKNFPTRYIHEPWVAPESVQRAAKCIIGKNYPLPMVNHAVASRINIQRMKQVYQQLARYRNDDAEKKNLINVANQRQNMVAMSPSPNTVMSSINNSYNLAVSQKQSSIPNNKTESAYNIASEQYNTDYNQQQNQQTSQHQQFYTIVQTNHSINTFTESLNNQQEQFKQQHHHQQEQQQQSNQEQYENTRQTYCEPMKQSPINTQHNYDYMRENRNNFCNEPIKKSNLHNFCEPMKHSPMVQIEQESYKQNYQVTVQDNDGNTSVVTIVQQQQQEQLIGNCSRTNTINDDDSSMTINIKREEQRQ; encoded by the exons atTCTTATTACAATGTTTAGAAGATTTAGATCGTAgtctaagaaaattaaattcacgTCTATTCGTAATACGTGGACAACCTGCTGACGCATTAccaaaattattcaaagaatGGGGTACAACAAGTTTAACATTTGAAGAGGATCCAGAACCATATGGCCGTGTACGGGATGAAAACATTACAGCATTATGTAACGAATTGGGCATATCGGTGGTACAACGCGTCTCACATACGCTTTATAAGTTACACCA aattattgaaaataatggaGGGCAAGCACCACTCACATATCATCAGTTTCAAGCTGTTATTGCTAATATGGATGCTCCATCAGCGGCTGAAGGTGGAATCACCCAGAAAAATATTGGTAATGCAACAACACCATTAACTGATGACCACGATGATAAATATGGTGTACCGACATTGGAAGAATTAG GTTTTGAAACTGAAGGTTTATTACCACCAGTATGGCAAGGTGGTGAGAGTGAAGCATTGGCTCGACTGGAACGGCATTTAGAAAGAAAAGCATGGGTTGCATCATTTGGCCGTCCAAAAATGACTCCACAATCATTATTGCCATCACAAACTGGATTATCACCATACCTTAGATTTGGTTGTTTATCTACACGACTCTTCTATTACCAATTAActgatttgtacaaaaaaataaaaaaggcatGTCCACCACTCTCATTACATGGTCAATTATTATGGAGGGAATTTTTTTACTGTGCTGCAACCAAAAATgctaattttgacaaaatgatTGGTAATCCAATTTGTGTGCAAATACCATGGGATAAAAATGCTGAGGCGTTGGCAAAATGGGCTAAT ggtCAAACTGGTTTTCCATGGATTGATGCAATTATGACTCAATTAAGAGAGGAAGGTTGGATTCATCATTTAGCAAGACATGCAGTCGCTTGTTTTTTAACTCGTGGTGATTTATGGTTGTCTTGGGAAGAGGGAATGAAG GTATTTGAAGAATTACTTTTGGACGCAGACTGGTCAGTAAATGCTGGTATGTGGATGTGGCTATCATGTTCATCATTTTTCCAGCAATTTTTCCATTGTTATTGTCCAGTTCGTTTTGGAAGAAAAGCTGATCCAAATGGTGATTACATTAG ACGATATTTACCAGTACTTAAAAACTTTCCAACACGTTATATTCACGAGCCGTGGGTAGCACCTGAATCTGTACAACGTGCAGCCAAATGTATTATTGGTAAAAATTATCCGTTGCCAATGGTCAATCATGCAGTAGCTAGTCGAATTAATATACAACGAATGAAACAAGTCTATCAACAATTGGCCAGATATCGAAATGACGATGCtgagaaaaaaa ATTTAATAAACGTAGCAAATCAACGACAAAATATGGTTGCAATGAGTCCATCACCAAACACCGTAATGTCaagtattaataattcatacaaTCTGGCTGTTAGTCAAAAACAATCAAGCATACCAAACAATAAAACAGAATCAGCATATAATATTGCATCAGAACAATACAATACAGATTATAATCAACAGCAAAATCAACAAACTAGTCAACACcaacaattttatacaattgtCCAAACAAATCACTCAATAAACACATTCACTGAATCGTTAAATAATCAACAAGAACAGTTTAAACAACAACATCACCATCAAcaagaacaacaacaacaaagtaATCAGGAACAATATGAGAACACACGACAAACATATTGTGAACCAATGAAACAAAGTCCAATAAATACACAACATAATTACGATTATATGAGAGAAAATCGTAACAATTTTTGCAatgaaccaataaaaaaaagtaacttaCATAATTTCTGTGAACCAATGAAGCATTCGCCAATGGTACAAATCGAGCAGGAatcttataaacaaaattatcaagtCACG GTGCAGGATAATGATGGTAACACAAGTGTGGTTACCATTGTTCAGCAACAGCAGCAAGAACAACTAATTGGAAATTGTTCAAGAACAAACACAATCAACGATGATGATAGTTCGATGacgattaatattaaaagagaaGAACAAAGACAATAA